CGACAACTACACGATCTGCGACGCGTACTTCTGCTCCACGCTGAGCGCGACCGGCCCGAACCGCACCTTCCTGTGGAGCGGCAAGGTCGACGCGGGCAGCAAGGACGGCGGCGACGAGTCCGGGCTGACCTGGGAGACGTACGCGGAGGCCCTGCAGCGGGCCGGCATGAGCTGGAAGGTCTACCAGAACGCCCAGGACAACTACGGGGACAACGGCCTCGCGTACTTCAAGAAGTTCACGGACGCGGCGCCCGGCAACCCGCTGTGGGACCGCGGCATGGGCTCCGTCCCGAAGGTCACCGGCTCCACCCCCGACGACATCGCGGCCGCCATCCGCGCGGACGTCGTCGCCGGCACCCTGCCCCAGGTCTCCTGGGTGGTCGCGAACGAGGCCTTCTCGGAGCACCCGTACGCCCCGCCCGGCGACGGCGCGCACTTCGTGGACCTGGTCTACCGGGCGCTGTCCGCGAACCCCGAGGTCTTCGACTCCACCGTCCTGTTCCTCAACTACGACGAGAACGACGGCTTCTTCGACCACGTCCCGCCGCCGGTCGCCCCGCCCGGCACCCCGGGCGAGTACATCGACGGCACCCCGATCGGGCTCGGCTTCCGCGTCCCGATGATCGTCATGTCCCCGTGGACGCGCGGCGGCTGGGTGAGCTCGGAGGTCTTCGACCACACCTCGGTGCTCCGCTTCATGGAGACCTGGACGGCGGCCCTCGGTACCCCGGCGAACTGCCCGAACATCAGCGCCTGGCGCCGCAAGGTGACCGGCGACCTGACCGGCGTCTTCGACTTCGCGCGCCCGGTGTACGGGGTGCCGTCCGGGCTTCCCTCGACCGCGAAGGTCATCGGCCAGTCGACCTGCGGCCCGCTGCCCAACCCTGCGCCGCAGGACAACGCGCTCCCGGTCCAGGAGGCCGGAACCCGCCCCGCGCGGGCCCTTCCGTACCAGGTGAACGGCAATCTGGACCGCTTCGAGTTCGGCGCGGCCGGCAAGATCCTGGCGTGGTTCTCGATGACCAACCAGGGTGCGCAGGCGAAGCAGGCGGCGCACTTCTCGATCCACCCGCACCAGTACCGGGACACGGCGGCCTGGCAGTACACGGTCGACCCCGGCGCGACGGGGACGGACTACTTCAACATCGGGCTCGGCAGCGGCTCCGGCAAGTACGACATCTCGATGTACGGGCCGAACCGCTTCCTGCGCCGGTTCATCGGCGACGCGTCGAAGGCGGGCAAGGCGATCGAGGTGGCGGCCCGCTTCGCGGTGGAGCCGGGCACGGGCAAGACGGCGGTCTACTTCAAGATGACGAACACGTCGGCCGCGCCGGTCACCTTCACGATCCGCTCGAACGCCTACCGCTCGGACGGCCCGTGGACGTACACCGTCCCGGCGAACTCCTCGCGCGAGGACTACTTCAACGCGGTCGCCTACAACGACGGCTGGTACGACTTCACGATCCTCGCGGACAACGACGGCACCTGGTCGCGCCGCTACACGGGCCACATCGAGACGGGCGCGCCCAGCATCAGCGGCTCGTAGGACCGGCGGTCACAGCACGTCCCCGTTGCGCCAGTCGAACCACAGCCCCTGGGCGGGGTCCGGCAGGACCCCGCCGTCGGGCACCCACAGGTACGTCGAGCCCTCCTCCTCGGGGAGGGCCTGCGGCCACGGGGACGCGAGCGTACCGATCCGCCCGCCCCACACCGTCCAGCCCCGGGAGGTGTACAGCGCCGCCCCCGCGTCGGAGGCGGAGAGCGCGCCCAGCACGTAGGCCCGCCCGATGACGCCTTCCAGCCCGGCCATGACCGCGCTGCCCAGACCGCGCCGCCGGGCCCCGGCCCGTACGGCCACCGCCTCGACGTAGCCGCAGCGCAGGGCCCGGTCGGTGTGCACCACCCGGCGCTGGACCACGCTGCCGTGCGCGGTCAGCCGCTCGCCCTCGTACACCAGGGCGTGCATGCCGCCGAGGGCGTGCTCGAAGTCCTCGTCCGAGAACTCCCCGTCGAAGGCCTCGTCGAGCAGGGCCCGTACCTCGCCGAGGAGGTCCGGGCCGAGCTGCGAGGTGTGGGCGAGGCGGGTGCGGAGGTCGCTCATGCCCCCAGTCTGCCGCGCAGCCCGGCGAGCTCCGCACCGCTGAGCCCGCCCGCCCGCAGGTACTCCTGCGGCATCAGCCAGGCCGCGGCGGAGCGGGCGAGCTCGTGGACACTGGTGCCCAGGCCCGCCGTGTACTCCTCGATCTCCCGGCTGTCGTACGGGCGGCCCCGCGCGGCGTACATCGCGCGCACCCGCGGCTCGCTCAGCCCGTGGTCGGCCGCGATCTCCTCGGGGCTCGCACCCATCAGCCGCAGCAGCACCAGGGCGATGATGCCGGTGCGGTCGCGGCCCAGGCCGCAGTGGAAGACCACCCCGCCGGGCGGGGCGCCGGCGACGGCCGCGGCGACGGCGGCCACGCGTTCGGGGAAGCGGGCGAGGAAAGGCCGGAAATAGGCGGGCGTCGCGAAACCCGCGGTCCCCCACCACACGTCCCAGAACTCCCGGTCCTCGATCCCGTCGAGCGGGATGCGGACGGTGGTCAGGTCGGCCGGGCGGGGCGCGTGGTCCACCCCGGCCCCGTCGTCGTTGCGCAGGTCGATGACGGTGCGCACCCCGTGGCCGGTGAGACTGGTCCACCCCCGGGCGGTGAGCCGGTCGAGGGCGTCGGCGCGGACCAGGGCGCCGGACCGGACCCCGCCGAGCCCGCCGAGGTCACGGACGTTGAAGCAGCCCTCCCAGTCGAGGATTCGACCGGCGTTCGACATGTCCATAGTTCCCCCTGTCAGTACACAACGGACAATCGGTCATGACGGGGCGCTGGCCCCGCACGGTTCCCGGCGCCAGGATCGGTCCATGTCGCCCGAGACCCATCAGTGGACCCCGACCCACGGCGAGCCGTATCGCCCCGTCGCCTACCGGCCCGAGCGGATGCCGAGCGCGCAATCGCTCGCGCGTTCCGCGCAGTTGCGGGCGCGCATGGACGAGCGGCGGACCGTCCGGCACTTCTCCCCCGAACCCGTCCCGGAGCAGGTCATCCGGGATGCCGTCGCGTGCGCCGCGACCGCGCCGTCGGGGGCCCACCAGCAGCCGTGGACCTTCGTCCTGGTCAAGGACCCGGCCGTGCGGCGGCAGATCCGCGACGCCGCCGAGCAGGAGGAGCTGATCTCCTACGACGGCCGCCTCGGCGACGAGTGGCTCGCCGCCCTGCGCCCGCTCGGCACGGACGCGGTCAAGACCCACCTCACCGATGCCCCCGCCCTGATCGTCGTCTTCCAACAGCGCTACTGGCTCGGCCCGGACGGCACGAAGCGCAAGCACTACTACGTCGACGAGTCGGTCGGCATCGCGGTCGGCATGCTCCTGACCGCCCTCCACCTCGGCGGCCTCGCGGCCCTGATCCACACCCCGAGCCCGATGCGCTTCCTCTCCCACGTCCTGCAGCGCCCGGAGAACGAGAAGGCGTTCGCCGTCATCCCGGTCGGCTACCCCGCGGACGACTGCGAGGTCCCGGACCTGATCCGCAAATCCCTGGACCAGGTCCTGGTCGAGATCTGACCTTCCCCGCCGCGGTCAGCGTCGCTCCCCTGAGGCCAGGACCGGCTGTGTCCGCAGCGGCCGCGCCGCAGGATTCGGCTGAACACCCAGTCCCGGGCCGGGCTGTTCCCGGGGGCCTCACGGCCGCCCCACCCGCCGGGGAAGCCTCGGAGCAGGAGGCCGGTGCGGCCGGGGCCGCGGTGGTGAAGCCGAGCAGTGTCCTGCCGAACCCCGTCCCGGCGGTCGCCGACGATCTCGGCCGCCATCCGAGCCTCGAAGGGGCAGCCCACCCCCGCACGGGAACTCGCGAGAGCCCTGCGCCCCCCTCGGGAAGCCAGGCCCGAGCAGCGGAGCGTGCCGCCGTGCGCGACAACCGGCGCCAGGTCAAAAGGACTTGCCCGAAGGAGCTACGAGGCCTCGTGGATCCGGGTCAGCAAGGCCAGCAGTGTGCCGCGCTCCGCCGGGGTCAGCGGGGACAGGAGTGCGGCGTTCGCCGTCTCGGCCAGGGATGCGCAGCGGGTGAGGGTGGCCGTGCCGGCCGGGGTGAGGGTGATCGCGTTCTTGCGGCGGTCCGCCGGGTCCGGGGCGCGCAGGACGAGGCCGGCGCCTTCGAGGTGATTGAGGAGGCCGACCAGGTCCTTGGGGTCGATGCCGAGCCGGCGGCCGAGGTCGGCCTGGGCCGCCGGGCCGTACTCGGCGGTCGCCGCCAGCACCGCGTGGTGCGCGAGCTTCAGGCCCTCCGCGGCCAGCGCCTCGGCGACCAGGCTGCGGCCGCGCGCCGCGACCCGGCCGACGAGCCAGCTCGGCAGGGACTGGATGTGTGCGAGGGCCGACGTCATGGGCCCAGCCTAGCAATTCATTGGGATTCCCCACGATCTCCTATATCGTTGGGGCTCCCAACGAATCTGACCGGTCCGGGAGGTCCTGTGCTCCGCATCCGCCACGACGTCAACGGCGGCCCCGAAGTGCTGTTCGCCGAGGACGTGGCCGTGCCCGCCCCCGGGGCCGGAGAGCTGCTCGTCGCGGTCGAGGCCGTCGGGGTGACGCTGCCCGTCGTGCGCAAGGTGCGGGAGGGCGGGGAGGCCATACCGCTCGGCGGGGAGGTCGCGGGGACCGTCGCCGCGCTCGGCGAGGGGGTGACGGGCTTCGCCGTCGGGGACCGGGTCACCGGGCTGTGCTTCGGCCACGGCTACGCCGAGTACGCGCTCCTCGCGGCCCCGTTCGCCTCCGCCGTCCCCGACGGGGTCGGCTCCGTCGACGCCGTCGCGCTCGTGCGCAGCGGGCTCGTCGCCCGCGGCGCCGTGGCGGCCGGGCAGCTCCGGCCCGGGGAGTCCGTACTGGTCACGGCCGCCGCGAGCGGGGTCGGCAGCCTCGCGCTCCAGCTGGCCCGGGCCGCCGGGGCGGGCCGGCTGGTCGCCGCCGTGTCCAGCGCGGACAAGGCCGGCTTCGTCCGGAGCCTCGGCGCCGACGAGGTCGTGCTGTACGAGGACCCCGCCGCCTGGGGCGAGCCGTACGACGTGGTCCTCGACGGAGTCGGCGGCGAGCTGCTCGGCCCCGCGGTGCGGGCCCTGGCCACGGGCGGGCGGCTGGTGGCGTACGGCTCCGGCGGCGGCACGGTGGAGGCGTACGAGCTGCTCGTGCGCGGCGCCTCGGTGATCGGCTTCCAGATCCGGGCCGTCGCCCAGGGCCGGCCCGAGGTGTACGAGGCCTGGCGGCGCGAGCTGTGGAAGGCGTACGCGGACGGCTCGCTGCGCCCCGCCGTGCACGGGGAGATCCCGCTCGCCGAGGCGGGCCGAGCCCACCGGCTGATCGAGGAGCGGCGCAACCTCGGCAAGGTGGTCCTGATCCCCTGACCGAACAGGGGCGCAACTGGAACCGCCCCCGATCCGGACTTGGGGGTACCGGAACGGGGGCGGGGTCAGCGGGGCAGGATCAGCCCATGTGCGGGTACGCGTAGTCCGTCGGCGCGACCAGGGTCTCCTTGATGGAGCGCGTCGAGGTCCAGCGCATCAGGTTCGACGCGGCGCCCGCCTTGTCGTTCGTACCCGAGGCGCGGCCGCCGCCGAAGGGCTGCTGGCCGACCACGGCGCCGGTCGACTTGTCGTTGATGTAGAAGTTGCCCGCCGCGAAGCGGAGCTTCTCCATCGCGTCCGCGGCCGCGTAGCGGTCACCGGCGATGATCGCGCCGGTCAGCGCGTACGCCGACACCGACTCCATCTGGGCCAGCATCGCGTCGAACTCGGCGTCCTCGTAGACGTGGATCGCCAGGATCGGGCCGAAGTACTCGGTCGTGAAGACCTCGTTCTCCGGGTCGGTGCACGCGATGACGGTCGGGCGGACGAAGTAGCCCTCCGAGTCGTCGTACGTGCCGCCGGCGATGATCTCGCAGGTCGGGTCGGCGATCGCGCGGTCGATGGCGGCCTTGTTCTTGGCGAACGACCGCTCGTCGATGACGGCGCCGATGAAGTTGGTCAGGTCGCGGACGTCACCCATGGTGATGCCGTCGACCTCGGCCGCGAAGGCCTCCTTGAAGCCGTCGTTCCAGATCGAGGCCGGAACGTAGGCGCGCGAGGACGCCGAGCACTTCTGGCCCTGGAACTCGAAGGACCCGCGGGTCAGGGCGGTCTTCAGGACGGCGCGGTCCGCGGACGGGTGCGCGACGACGAAGTCCTTGCCCCCGGTCTCGCCGACCAGGCGCGGGTAGGACTTGTACTTCTCGATGTTGTTGCCGACCGTCTTCCACAGGTACTGGAAGGTCTTGGTCGAGCCGGTGAAGTGGATGCCGGCCAGCTCGGGGTGGTTCAGGGCCACCTCGGAGACGGCGATGCCGTCGCCCGTCACCAGGTTGATGACGCCCTTCGGCAGGCCGGCCTCCTCCAGGAGCTCCATCAGGAGGACCGCGGAGTGGGTCTGCGTCGGGGACGGCTTCCAGACGACCACGTTGCCCATCAGGGCGGGGGCGGTCGGCAGGTTGCCCGCGATGGCCGTGAAGTTGAAGGGCGTGATCGCGTAGACGAAGCCTTCGAGCGGGCGGTGGTCGCTGCGGTTCCACACGCCGGCGGAGTTCGCGACCGGCTGCTCGGCCAGGATCTGGCGGGCGAAGTGGACGTTGAAGCGCCAGAAGTCGACGAGCTCGCACGGGGTGTCGATCTCGGCCTGCTGGGCGGTCTTCGACTGGCCGAGCATGGTGGAAGCGGCCAGCTTCTCGCGCCACGGGCCGGACAGCAGCTCGGCGGCGCGCAGGATGATCGCGGCGCGGTCGTCGAAGTCCATCGCGCGCCAGGCCGGGGCGGCGGCGAGGGCGGCGTCGATGGCCTCCTGCGCGTCGGCCTGGGTGGCGTTGGCGTAGGTACCGATGACGGACTTGTGGTCGTGCGGCTGCACGACGTCGAAGCGGTCGCCGCCGCCCATCCGCTTCTCGCCGTTGATGGTCATCGGCAGGTCGATCGGGTTCTCGGCCAGCTGCTTGAGCTGGAATTCGAGGCGCGCGCGCTCCGGGGTGCCGGGGGCGTACGAGTGGACCGGCTCGTTGACCGGCGCGGGGACCTGGGTCACAGCATCCATGGGACTGGTAACTCCTTGACCTGGTTCTTGGCTAGTTCTTGGTGATCATCGAGCGGAGGAAGAACAGGAGGTTGGCCGGCTTCTCGGCGAGGCGCCGCATGAAGTAGCCGTACCAGTCCGTCCCGTACGCGGTGTAGACGCGCATGCGGTGGCCCTCGGCGGCGAGCCGCAGGTGCTCCTCGCTGCGGATGCCGTACAGCATCTGGAACTCGTACTCGTCCAGCTTGCGCCCCGCCGTGCGGGCGAGCTCCTGGCCGATGGCGATGAGGCGCGGGTCGTGCGACCCGATCATCGGGTAGCCCTCGCCGTCCATCAGCGTCTTCAGGATGCGGACGTACGCCTTGTCGATCTCGGCCTTGTCCTGGTACGCGACCTCGGCGGGCTCCTTGTACGCGCCCTTCACGATCCGGACGCGGCTGCCGGCGGCGGCCAGGCGGCGGGCGTCGGCCTCGGTGCGGAAGAGGTACGCCTGGATCACGCAGCCGGTCTGCGGGAAGTCCCGGCGCAGCTCCTCGTGGATGGCGAACATCGAGTCGAGGGTGGTGTGGTCCTCGGCGTCCAGCGTGACGGTGGTGCCGATGGCCGCGGCGGCCTCGACGACCGGGCGGACGTTGGCGAGCGCGAGCTCGTGGCCGCCCTCCAGCGCCTGGCCGAACATCGACAGCTTGACCGACATCTCGGCCTTCTCGCCGAGTCCCAGGCCCGCCAGGTGCTCGATGAGTTCGAGGTAGGCGTCACGCGCGGCGTAGGACTGCTCGACGGTGGTGATGTCCTCGCCCACCACGTCGAGCGTGAGCTCCAGGCCCTTCTCCGTGAGGTCCACGACGATCGGGATGACCTGGTCGACCGTCTCGCCGGGGATGAACCGGTTCACCACGGGCTTGGTCACCGGGGCGGCAGAGACGATTCGGCGCATCTTGTCGCTGCGCGAAGCGGCGAGGATCACGGGACCCAGCACGGGGCACCTCCAACAGGTGGCAGAAGCAGGCATACGGTCCGCGCGGGGGCGGGCGGGGGCCATAAGGAAAACTCAAGTAAAACCACCGTGAAACCTAAGGATCGCTTTGATCCTCTGCCATCGACAGCTGTCACGCATCCGTGTCCCCGATCTCATACATCTGTCTGAAGACGGGGTTTCCGAGTGGGAGAATGTCCGGGTGAAGGGCGATTACCAGGACCTGGTGGATGAGATCTCGGCGCTTCTCGGCGCCCCGGCGACGCTGGAGAACCGGGACTTCCGCCTCATCGCCTTCGGCGCGCACGACAGCGACGACGATCTCGCGATGGACCCGGTGCGCACCCGCTCGATCCTGACCCGCCAGTCGACGGCGGCCGTACGGGCCTGGTTCGAGGGCTTCGGCATCGCGCGGGCCACCGGGCCGGTGCGCATCCCGGCGGCGCCGGACGCGGGGGTCTTCCGGGGACGGATCTGCCTGCCGGCGCGGTACCGCGGGATCGTGCAGGGCTACGTATGGCTCCTCGACCAGGAGCCGGGCCCCGGTCCGGACGTCCTGGCGGCGGCCATGGAGGTGGCCGAGCGGATCGGGATCCTGCTCGCCGAGGAGGCGAAGGCGGGGGCCGACCTGTCCCGGGAGTTCCGGGCGGTGCTCACGGCCGGCCGGGGCGGGCAGCAGGACATGGCGGTGGCCGCGCTCCGGGTGGCGCTGGGTCCGGGGGCGGACGGGCTGCACGCGGTGGTGTGCGTGACGCCGTGGGCCGGCGAGGCCCCGGCGTCGGTACCGGGCACGGCGGCGGTCTGCACCGTGCCCCGGCCGGGGCACCAGGCCCTCGCCGTACTGGTCAGGCTCCGCTCGGGGGAGGTGCTCGTACCGGCCGTGGGCGTCGCGACGCGGCTGCTGCCCCACGCCGACACGTCGGCCGCCCGGCCGCACACGGGCCCCACCGCCGGGATCGCGGAGCCCCGCCGGGAGCTGACCGCGCTGGCCGACGCCTGGTCGGAGGCCTCGGCGGCGGCGCAGGCGGCCGCGGCCCAGCCGCGGTTCGGCCCGGTGGCCCAGTGGTCGGAGATCGGCCCGTACCGGATGCTGGCGGCGCTCTCGGCCGCCGACCGGGAGGGCGACCCGGCGACCCGCGTCCTGCTCCAGCCCGCGCACCGGGAACTCGCCCGGACCGCCGAGCTGTTCCTGGACTGCGCGGGCCAGGCGGGCCGCGCGGCGGCGGCCCTGGGCATCCACCGCCAGACCCTGTACTACCGGCTCGGCCGGGTGGAACAGCTGACCGGCCTCGACCTGGACGAGGGCGAGGACCGCCTGCTGCTCCACATGGCCCTCAAGGCGGCCCGCCTGCACGGCTGATCGCAGATCCGCCAGGTCACCGGCGGGGGCCTGCCCACAGCGCGCCGGCGTCGGACGCCGGGCGCTCAACTGCCCGTGTGCGTATGGGCGGCCCACAGTCCGGGGCTGTACGGGTAGCGGGCGCGCATGCGCCTGACGGCGTGGTGCAGGGCATGCGCGCTGAGTCCGGTGCGGGGCGCGGTGGTGCCGTCGGCGGTGAGGTGGGCGTAGAACTCGGCGGCCAGTTCGGCGGCGGCGCGGTCGTCGACCGACCAGAGGGTGCCGATGACGTGCTGGTACCCCGCGATCTGGAACGCACCGGTGATGTGGAGCGATTCGTCGGCCAGGCGGGACGGGGAGACACCGGTGTCGCACGCCGACAGATAGCTCAGCGAGGCGCTGAGCTGCAGGGCGCTGATGTCGGCGATGGTCAGCGGAGCCTCGGCGCGGTCGGTCAGCACGAGGTGGCTGCGCGCCGGGTCGTCCGGATCGGCGTAGCCGTGGCAGGCGAAGTGGGCCGTGCCGTGGCGGGGCAGCGCCTCCAGCACGCCGGCGCGGGTGGCGTCGGTCAGCACCCGGGCGTCCGGCACCATCCCGGTGATCGCGCTGATCTCGTCGGCGATCCCCGGCAGCGGCATGTCGGGGACGTCGGGCACGGGCACGATCAGCGTGCCGTCCTCCACGGCCGTCGACCGGCGTGCGCGCGCATGGGCCAGCACCCGGACGGTCGTGGTGTACGAGGAGACGACGCGGTCCATCAGCGTGGTGTCGCCGCCCGTCCCGTCGGCCGTAGTACGGCCGGCGGCGTGGAGCGGGAGGAAGGCGAGGATCCCGACCGGGCACCACCACACGCGCGGCCAGGCTTCGCCGCTTCGAGGAGCGGCGGTGTGGCCGAGACGTTCCAGCACGGGCTCGGCCACCGCGGTCCACAGCAGTTCCAGGACGGCGAGGACGTCCCGCTGTGCCTTGATGCGGTTCATGGGGTCGAGCGCGGGGTCGGTGGCCCTCCGCCGGGCGGTGAGCAGCCGGTTGGCCCAGGCGTAGGCGTCGTCATGCGTGAGGCCGGTCAGCGGCACCACCTCGACGGGTTCCCGGTCTCCGCGGTCCCTCAGGATGAGCGCGTCGCAGCGTGAGCGGCTCGTGGTCACGAAGACGACGGGCCCTTCCTGTGCCTGCCGGGACAGGAGGCGGACGGAGGGTGCCTCCAGGAAGTCCTCGCACCCCGGAACCGAGCGGATGCGCGTCAGCAGCCCCTGCCAGGCTTCGTAGGCCTCGCGCCGGTCCGCGGCCAGGCGCCGCCCGGCATCCGGCACCTGCTCGGCGGCGACGCCTGCCACCGGACGGCGGCCGTACGGGGAGGCCGGCCGGTCCGGGGCCGCGAGGCGGGCGCGCAGCCGGTCGAGCTCCACCGCCAGGTGAGGGGCGTGTTCATCGAGCCGCGCGCGGTCGTCGCCGGGCACTGCGAGCGCGTCGGCGGCGAGGATGCCCCGTACGCGTTCCAGCAGTTCCACGGCCCGGGCCGGCCGGCCGGCGAACAGGGCGGCCGCGGCGGCCTCGCCCGCCAGGTCGGCGACCCGGCCGATCTGGTGCTCCCGATCGGCACGGGTGAGGCTTCCCGGCGCGAGGATCCCCACGAGCTCGATCGCCTTCTCCACGGCTCGCAGCCCCTCCGCTGCGTGTTCGGGCTCCGCGGACAGCCGGGCGAGGCGCCGGTGGGCGTCGATGCGCTGGAACGTCGAGGCGGCCGTGCTCTCGCCCGCCTCGCGGTAGCAGCGGCGCGCCTCCTCGAGCAGGTCGCCCTGTCCGCCGTGTTCGGACCTGGTCTCGAGGGCGGTCCCCAGGTTGACGAGGTACGCGGCACGTTCCGGGTGGTCGACGGGCGTGGCCCGCACGGCCTCGCGCGCCGCCTGCGCCGCTTCGTCCAGGATCCGGGGGTCCATCAGTTCCCGGCTCTGCAACAGCCACCCGATCCAGCCGAACGTGGGGTTCTCGAAGTGGGCCGCCTCCTCGACGGTCACGGTCCCGGGCTCCTTGAACGTGCGCTTCGCCTTCCGGAACGTGGTCACCAAGGTCGCGGCGAGGTGGTTCAACTGCCCGGCGTACTGGGGCCGGCCCTCGGGGGTGAGGTCCAGTGCCTGCCGCGAGATCCGCAGCGCCTCCAGGAGGGAGTCCATCTGCCGGGTGCGACCGTGCAGCGAGCCGAGGACGGCCGCAAGGTTCCTCAACCGTCCGGCCCGGGCCGGATGGTCGTCCGGGGTGAGTGCCACGGCCTCGCGCACGGCCTGGACCGCCTCCTCCAGATCCGCCTGGCGGTCTGTGCGCTCGGACAGGCGGTGGAGGGCGCTCGCCACGTTGTTCAGGTACATCGCGCGTTGCGGATGGTCCCGGGGAGTGAGTTCCACCGCCTCCCGCTCGGCCCGGACCGCCTCTTCCAGCGGGGCCGTCTCGCCGGTGCGTTCGTGGAGGAGGCCCAGGGCGCCGCCCAGGGCGGTCAGGGCCTGCGCGCGCTCGGGATGGCCGACCGGGGCGTCCGCCACGGCCTCACGCCCGATCCGTACCGCCTCCTCCAGGACCGTCGGCTGCGCCGTGCGGACGTACAGCCGCAGCAGTGCGTTCTCCAAGTTGAGGAGGTGCAGGGCGCGTTTGGGGTGACCGGGGGGCATGAGCACGAGACCCTCGCGCTCGGCCTCGGTCGCCTCGCGCAGGAGGTCCGGCCGTCCGGTCTGCTCGTAGAGCCCGGCCAGTGCGCCACCGAGATTCGTGAGGCGCGCGGCCCGGTGGATCTCGTCGTCCGGGACGGCGGCCAGCGCCTCGCGTCCGGTCCGCACCGCCTGCTCCAGCAGTTCCGGTCGGCCGGTCCGCTCGAACAACGTCTGGAGGTCGATGGTGAGTTCGTCCAGACCGGCGCCGCGCGCGGGATCGTCCGGGGGCGCGGCCGCCGTGGCCTCGCCGAGGACCTGGAGCGCCTCCTCCAGTACGTCCACGCGGTCGGTCGCGGCGAACAGGAGCCGAAGGTGGTCGTGGAACAACCGGACGCTCGCGTCACGGCGGCGGTCCTCGCGGGGCATCGCCGCCACCGTCTCGCGCATCGTTCGCACCGCCTCCTCCAGTACGTCCACCTCACGGGTGCGCTCGGCCAGGAATCCCAGTACGAGTCCGAGGTGTTCGAGCTGCGCGATGCGGCGGGGGTGGTCCGGTGGCGTCGCCGCCACGGCCTCGCGTCCGATCACGGCCGCCTCTTCCAGAAGAGCGAGCCGTTTC
The Streptomyces sp. NBC_01296 DNA segment above includes these coding regions:
- the pruA gene encoding L-glutamate gamma-semialdehyde dehydrogenase, producing the protein MDAVTQVPAPVNEPVHSYAPGTPERARLEFQLKQLAENPIDLPMTINGEKRMGGGDRFDVVQPHDHKSVIGTYANATQADAQEAIDAALAAAPAWRAMDFDDRAAIILRAAELLSGPWREKLAASTMLGQSKTAQQAEIDTPCELVDFWRFNVHFARQILAEQPVANSAGVWNRSDHRPLEGFVYAITPFNFTAIAGNLPTAPALMGNVVVWKPSPTQTHSAVLLMELLEEAGLPKGVINLVTGDGIAVSEVALNHPELAGIHFTGSTKTFQYLWKTVGNNIEKYKSYPRLVGETGGKDFVVAHPSADRAVLKTALTRGSFEFQGQKCSASSRAYVPASIWNDGFKEAFAAEVDGITMGDVRDLTNFIGAVIDERSFAKNKAAIDRAIADPTCEIIAGGTYDDSEGYFVRPTVIACTDPENEVFTTEYFGPILAIHVYEDAEFDAMLAQMESVSAYALTGAIIAGDRYAAADAMEKLRFAAGNFYINDKSTGAVVGQQPFGGGRASGTNDKAGAASNLMRWTSTRSIKETLVAPTDYAYPHMG
- a CDS encoding tyrosine-protein phosphatase, producing the protein MSNAGRILDWEGCFNVRDLGGLGGVRSGALVRADALDRLTARGWTSLTGHGVRTVIDLRNDDGAGVDHAPRPADLTTVRIPLDGIEDREFWDVWWGTAGFATPAYFRPFLARFPERVAAVAAAVAGAPPGGVVFHCGLGRDRTGIIALVLLRLMGASPEEIAADHGLSEPRVRAMYAARGRPYDSREIEEYTAGLGTSVHELARSAAAWLMPQEYLRAGGLSGAELAGLRGRLGA
- a CDS encoding phosphocholine-specific phospholipase C, which translates into the protein MTPISRRGFVGIGAGLMAGAALPALAPTSAAAAAASGTITDVKHVVILMQENRSFDHYFGRLKGVRGFGDRAAGNIPGGWGMFNQSNWGGRQYPWKLSATPPAGGVDGETLAQCNGDLPHSWTSQHAAWNKGRMDNWVLGVGNTRTLGYLDRGDIPFHYGLADNYTICDAYFCSTLSATGPNRTFLWSGKVDAGSKDGGDESGLTWETYAEALQRAGMSWKVYQNAQDNYGDNGLAYFKKFTDAAPGNPLWDRGMGSVPKVTGSTPDDIAAAIRADVVAGTLPQVSWVVANEAFSEHPYAPPGDGAHFVDLVYRALSANPEVFDSTVLFLNYDENDGFFDHVPPPVAPPGTPGEYIDGTPIGLGFRVPMIVMSPWTRGGWVSSEVFDHTSVLRFMETWTAALGTPANCPNISAWRRKVTGDLTGVFDFARPVYGVPSGLPSTAKVIGQSTCGPLPNPAPQDNALPVQEAGTRPARALPYQVNGNLDRFEFGAAGKILAWFSMTNQGAQAKQAAHFSIHPHQYRDTAAWQYTVDPGATGTDYFNIGLGSGSGKYDISMYGPNRFLRRFIGDASKAGKAIEVAARFAVEPGTGKTAVYFKMTNTSAAPVTFTIRSNAYRSDGPWTYTVPANSSREDYFNAVAYNDGWYDFTILADNDGTWSRRYTGHIETGAPSISGS
- a CDS encoding nitroreductase family protein; the protein is MSPETHQWTPTHGEPYRPVAYRPERMPSAQSLARSAQLRARMDERRTVRHFSPEPVPEQVIRDAVACAATAPSGAHQQPWTFVLVKDPAVRRQIRDAAEQEELISYDGRLGDEWLAALRPLGTDAVKTHLTDAPALIVVFQQRYWLGPDGTKRKHYYVDESVGIAVGMLLTALHLGGLAALIHTPSPMRFLSHVLQRPENEKAFAVIPVGYPADDCEVPDLIRKSLDQVLVEI
- a CDS encoding GNAT family N-acetyltransferase; this encodes MSDLRTRLAHTSQLGPDLLGEVRALLDEAFDGEFSDEDFEHALGGMHALVYEGERLTAHGSVVQRRVVHTDRALRCGYVEAVAVRAGARRRGLGSAVMAGLEGVIGRAYVLGALSASDAGAALYTSRGWTVWGGRIGTLASPWPQALPEEEGSTYLWVPDGGVLPDPAQGLWFDWRNGDVL
- a CDS encoding proline dehydrogenase family protein is translated as MLGPVILAASRSDKMRRIVSAAPVTKPVVNRFIPGETVDQVIPIVVDLTEKGLELTLDVVGEDITTVEQSYAARDAYLELIEHLAGLGLGEKAEMSVKLSMFGQALEGGHELALANVRPVVEAAAAIGTTVTLDAEDHTTLDSMFAIHEELRRDFPQTGCVIQAYLFRTEADARRLAAAGSRVRIVKGAYKEPAEVAYQDKAEIDKAYVRILKTLMDGEGYPMIGSHDPRLIAIGQELARTAGRKLDEYEFQMLYGIRSEEHLRLAAEGHRMRVYTAYGTDWYGYFMRRLAEKPANLLFFLRSMITKN
- a CDS encoding MarR family winged helix-turn-helix transcriptional regulator — protein: MTSALAHIQSLPSWLVGRVAARGRSLVAEALAAEGLKLAHHAVLAATAEYGPAAQADLGRRLGIDPKDLVGLLNHLEGAGLVLRAPDPADRRKNAITLTPAGTATLTRCASLAETANAALLSPLTPAERGTLLALLTRIHEAS
- a CDS encoding quinone oxidoreductase family protein, which codes for MLRIRHDVNGGPEVLFAEDVAVPAPGAGELLVAVEAVGVTLPVVRKVREGGEAIPLGGEVAGTVAALGEGVTGFAVGDRVTGLCFGHGYAEYALLAAPFASAVPDGVGSVDAVALVRSGLVARGAVAAGQLRPGESVLVTAAASGVGSLALQLARAAGAGRLVAAVSSADKAGFVRSLGADEVVLYEDPAAWGEPYDVVLDGVGGELLGPAVRALATGGRLVAYGSGGGTVEAYELLVRGASVIGFQIRAVAQGRPEVYEAWRRELWKAYADGSLRPAVHGEIPLAEAGRAHRLIEERRNLGKVVLIP